CGGGCTGACCGGGGCAGCCAACGCCGTCGACGGATGTCTGCAGCTCTCGCTGCACCGAATGGACCAGATCCTGGACATCGACGTCACGAACCGGATGGCCCGGGTGCAGCCCGGCGTCATCAACGCCGACCTGAAGCGGGCCGTCGCCGAGCACGGCCTGTTCTACCCGCCTGACCCGGCCTCCTACGAGATGTCCTCGATCGGTGGAAACGTCGCGACGAACGCCGGTGGGCTGTGCTGCGTCAAGTACGGCGTGACCCGCGATTACGTGGTCGGCCTGGAGGTGGTCCTGGCCTCCGGCGACGTGCTCCACACCGGCCGGTCGACCTTGAAGAACAGCGCGGGCCTGGACCTGACCGGGCTCTTCGTCGGCTCCGAGGGCCTGCTCGGGATCACCACCGAGATCACCGTGAAGCTGGTGGCCGCCCCCCCGCCTCCGGCGACCGCCGTGGCGTTCTTCGACTCGCTACCGAGCGTCGGGTCAACCATCGCCGAGACCTTCCGACAGGGGCACGACCCCTCACTCATGGAGATCATCGACCGCGCCTCGCTGGAGCAGGTCGAGGCCGTGTACCGGATGGGACTGGACACCGGGGCCGCTTGTCTGCTGCTGATCCAGACCGACTTGACGGATGCCGAGGAGCAGATCGACGCGATCGCGACCATCTGCCGCAGCGAGGGCGCGTCCGAGGTGCACGTGGCGCCCGATCCGGAGGAGGGCGAGGCCCTGATCGAGGCTCGACGACGCGTTCACCCAGCCCTGGAGCGGCTGGGCAAGCAGCTGCTCCCGGAGGATGTGGCGGTCCCGCGGGAGCGCATGGTCGACCTGCTGCAGGGGATCGAGGACATCGCCACGCAGTCCGGCGTCGATGTCTTCACCGTGGGCC
The sequence above is a segment of the Euzebya tangerina genome. Coding sequences within it:
- a CDS encoding FAD-binding oxidoreductase, which encodes MSRLRDEVAARLPDECIQLDPDVLGTYGQDRALFEQPGQADVLVMPRSTEEVVQAVQAAAAAGAAVVPRGAGTGLTGAANAVDGCLQLSLHRMDQILDIDVTNRMARVQPGVINADLKRAVAEHGLFYPPDPASYEMSSIGGNVATNAGGLCCVKYGVTRDYVVGLEVVLASGDVLHTGRSTLKNSAGLDLTGLFVGSEGLLGITTEITVKLVAAPPPPATAVAFFDSLPSVGSTIAETFRQGHDPSLMEIIDRASLEQVEAVYRMGLDTGAACLLLIQTDLTDAEEQIDAIATICRSEGASEVHVAPDPEEGEALIEARRRVHPALERLGKQLLPEDVAVPRERMVDLLQGIEDIATQSGVDVFTVGHAGDGNMHPLLVFDADDEEEVTRAKRAFEDILSLSLSLGGTIAAEHGVGTLKRQYLVDELDPVQLHLQRQLKATLDPENRMNPGKKL